The Leptospira andrefontaineae genome has a segment encoding these proteins:
- a CDS encoding baseplate assembly protein, with amino-acid sequence MNMFSNDEEYLQTHPSSIDDIQTPPTLAMVTDILPRFKANILTADGVEFRNVRYFGPYISENTAHGRAFGIKKNQIVLVEFIGGSFRAPIISKMYPFAALDRELNNLSGFWKKYSFIDPETDIIDFHESGYFIRQTTNKIQVFDQEQNLISEVDFSEKKISWKIDRIEIESNISIKGDLTIKGNTNQTGDIHVTGELSATDEISSDMDVKAGQISLMTHPHQYNPGPLPPAPTGPPEASL; translated from the coding sequence ATGAATATGTTTTCAAATGACGAAGAATATTTACAGACTCATCCAAGTTCAATCGATGATATCCAAACACCGCCGACTCTGGCAATGGTTACAGATATACTTCCGAGATTTAAAGCAAATATACTAACCGCTGATGGTGTAGAATTTAGAAATGTACGATATTTCGGCCCATATATTTCGGAGAATACTGCTCATGGCCGAGCCTTTGGAATTAAAAAAAATCAAATCGTACTCGTGGAATTCATAGGAGGCAGTTTTAGAGCTCCGATCATATCAAAAATGTATCCCTTTGCAGCATTAGATCGAGAATTGAATAACCTTTCAGGATTTTGGAAGAAGTATTCATTTATTGATCCGGAGACCGATATAATTGATTTCCATGAATCAGGATATTTCATTCGCCAAACGACAAATAAAATACAAGTATTCGATCAGGAACAAAATCTCATTTCGGAGGTCGATTTTTCAGAGAAAAAGATTAGCTGGAAAATAGATCGAATAGAAATTGAATCAAATATTTCTATAAAAGGGGATTTAACTATAAAAGGAAATACTAATCAAACTGGAGACATTCATGTAACTGGAGAATTGAGTGCAACAGATGAGATTTCATCTGATATGGATGTTAAAGCAGGCCAAATTAGTCTAATGACTCACCCGCACCAATACAATCCGGGGCCTTTACCGCCTGCTCCGACTGGGCCACCCGAGGCTTCTCTCTAA
- a CDS encoding baseplate J/gp47 family protein, protein MGSSPAPYIPKTFLEYNTALVNYLVAQGSRLTNFNPNSRISTILRAIATILSEGDIRTLNGFRYAIREGVYNAFGFSRLPGNKATGFVRIENTGISENLSLPIFTLDLFGLVFESINPLELQVTQPYIEVELRAKEPGNDYNIRRLSIDTAEGLGTLNISIPAGVRIWNTADFGAGTNIETEESRLKRFRDFIVSLGRSTPLGIYNAVASIPGIAGVQLSTNVNPLSGAFEIGWINIYISDGTSNPPLELLDLVRKSIEGDINDPENFPGYAAAGTYVYVAPVPVLGITVEFELQIVASSQLQDTEALDIAYNSIILYLNTLPVGYDVLLEQVQATILKAHADFYKVNIQSFYGKLASSPIPSPIPVPVDISVPDTYLPRTGGTSGGQILGTILRIEPT, encoded by the coding sequence ATGGGTTCCTCCCCCGCTCCGTATATTCCTAAAACCTTTTTAGAATACAATACAGCCTTAGTAAACTACCTCGTCGCACAAGGTTCAAGGCTTACTAATTTTAATCCTAATTCGAGGATCTCAACAATCCTTAGAGCTATAGCTACGATTCTTTCCGAAGGGGATATTCGTACTTTAAATGGGTTTCGGTATGCAATTCGAGAAGGAGTCTATAACGCCTTTGGTTTTAGTCGCCTTCCTGGAAATAAAGCAACCGGCTTCGTTCGTATCGAAAATACTGGAATTTCAGAAAATCTTTCTCTTCCTATTTTCACCTTAGATCTATTCGGCCTTGTTTTTGAATCTATTAATCCTCTTGAACTGCAAGTAACTCAACCCTACATCGAAGTCGAACTCAGAGCAAAGGAACCAGGAAACGATTACAATATTAGAAGATTGTCTATCGATACAGCCGAGGGTCTTGGCACATTAAATATCTCTATTCCTGCCGGTGTTCGTATTTGGAACACTGCTGATTTTGGTGCAGGAACAAACATTGAAACCGAAGAATCTCGGCTGAAAAGGTTTCGAGATTTTATTGTCTCTCTAGGACGTTCTACTCCTTTAGGAATCTATAACGCAGTAGCCTCTATTCCTGGAATCGCTGGAGTGCAGTTATCTACTAATGTTAATCCTTTATCAGGCGCTTTCGAAATCGGCTGGATCAATATTTATATTTCGGACGGTACTTCAAACCCTCCATTAGAACTCCTAGATTTAGTTCGTAAATCAATTGAAGGGGATATAAATGATCCTGAGAACTTTCCTGGATATGCTGCGGCAGGAACTTATGTTTACGTAGCTCCTGTTCCTGTACTAGGCATCACAGTTGAATTTGAACTTCAAATTGTAGCAAGTTCCCAACTACAAGATACTGAAGCTTTAGATATTGCATACAATTCTATTATTCTCTATCTAAATACCTTGCCTGTAGGCTATGATGTACTTTTAGAGCAAGTGCAAGCAACCATCCTAAAGGCTCATGCTGATTTCTACAAAGTCAATATACAGAGTTTTTATGGTAAACTTGCTTCCAGTCCAATACCCTCACCTATTCCTGTGCCGGTAGACATTTCCGTTCCCGACACATATCTTCCACGAACTGGGGGTACTTCCGGCGGACAAATCTTAGGAACGATCCTTAGAATAGAGCCAACCTAA
- a CDS encoding SEFIR domain-containing protein — translation MESPKAFISYSWSSPEHENRVLELATELVNSGVQIILDKWDLKEGHDSIAFMESMVVDPSIKKVIIICDKVYADKANGRTGGVGTEAQIISSEIYRKAEQDKFVALVLEKDELGKAILPLYYTTRKYIDFSQPSEYSKGFTQLLRWIFDKPLYQKPAIGSPPSFVINENPIINSSLPFSQLCNAIKENSISRKGLIKEYLELITRDFEKFRISENEENLFDERVIESITDFVPYRNEFVELISLLSKYELDLDSIDEIQKFFETLIPFQNNQKVPGSFRKWDFDNYRFIIHELFISLIAVLLKYERFKTVANFLSRRYFFTSDTTESSMKHYSIFRHHLPSIKNRNTRLKLGRLSLHADLIKERTQLSGIDFNSIMQADFVLYIRGLLDSIRNKEGSLWWPETLVFMTHWPKPFEIFVRCETLAYFEKVKIIFGVQLKGDFKQVFDELSKENSNIPKWDYESINPKFLLNYDNLCKYN, via the coding sequence ATGGAGTCACCCAAAGCCTTTATATCCTATAGTTGGAGCTCTCCAGAGCATGAAAATAGGGTATTAGAATTAGCCACAGAACTCGTCAATTCTGGAGTTCAAATAATTTTAGATAAATGGGATTTAAAAGAAGGGCATGATTCAATTGCTTTTATGGAATCGATGGTAGTAGACCCTTCTATAAAGAAAGTAATTATCATATGTGATAAAGTATATGCTGATAAGGCTAATGGAAGAACAGGAGGCGTCGGAACTGAGGCTCAAATCATATCCAGTGAAATTTACCGAAAAGCCGAACAGGATAAATTTGTAGCACTAGTTTTAGAAAAAGATGAATTGGGAAAAGCCATTTTGCCATTGTATTATACAACGAGGAAATACATCGACTTTTCGCAACCATCGGAATATTCGAAAGGATTTACGCAGTTACTTCGTTGGATTTTCGATAAACCACTATACCAAAAACCTGCAATAGGAAGCCCGCCTTCTTTCGTTATAAACGAAAACCCGATTATAAATAGTAGTCTTCCTTTTAGTCAATTATGCAATGCGATCAAAGAAAATTCTATTTCCCGAAAAGGATTGATTAAGGAATATCTTGAATTAATAACAAGAGATTTTGAAAAATTCAGAATCTCTGAAAATGAAGAAAATTTATTCGATGAAAGAGTAATAGAGAGTATTACAGATTTCGTTCCATATAGAAATGAATTTGTCGAATTAATAAGCTTACTTTCAAAGTATGAACTGGATTTGGATTCTATCGATGAAATTCAAAAATTCTTTGAAACTCTTATTCCATTTCAAAATAATCAAAAAGTGCCAGGATCTTTTAGGAAATGGGATTTCGATAATTATAGATTCATTATTCATGAGCTATTTATTTCATTAATTGCCGTCCTTCTTAAATATGAAAGATTTAAGACTGTAGCAAATTTTCTCTCAAGACGCTATTTTTTCACTTCAGATACTACTGAAAGTTCGATGAAACATTATTCAATATTTCGGCATCACTTACCATCCATTAAAAATAGAAATACTAGATTGAAGTTAGGCCGTCTTTCTTTGCATGCAGATTTAATTAAAGAAAGGACTCAATTGTCTGGAATAGATTTCAATTCTATTATGCAGGCTGATTTTGTTCTCTACATTAGAGGATTACTCGATTCGATAAGAAATAAAGAAGGTAGCTTATGGTGGCCTGAAACATTGGTATTTATGACACACTGGCCGAAACCTTTCGAAATATTCGTTCGTTGCGAAACATTAGCGTATTTCGAAAAAGTGAAAATTATATTTGGGGTTCAACTGAAAGGAGATTTCAAGCAAGTATTCGATGAGTTGAGTAAAGAAAATTCTAATATCCCGAAGTGGGATTATGAAAGCATCAATCCGAAATTTCTGCTCAATTATGATAATTTATGCAAGTATAACTAA
- a CDS encoding ParB N-terminal domain-containing protein, translating into MEVLSEEAITPEIAETILDKIHLAISKEHPDWQEVAMSEELTDEEENSLNSLSRIALHKVLLSSKKELTNEAKITLAKEFKKLKSKFLSQYLISWADFESGLQVEKSFFPFFEGTEKKPSIKSSEKKDQPTSMFLQGLKIQIQIQKGSLISGIDSRGKKWHKRTYYDIGILRNDANAGELIEVLIGPNLKSEFVFIINEVLSDGTFDVHKALIGFRDDYEAKSAYLLNSNKKANTFGSIVRLTISQFKDWINLGEFSKELKNPELEIRKSRLRSIGLLSEFDLEEVFSSGQIYITKSTLATDLVRKQIIVHGKHGNYTANRLVRIGEPESKIVPRNSEEPETRRKRGRPSFPEGHKRIWSDGKEREKTKTGWKITSSPTKKTDNVRQIVKQTRKSKQDQIPKPTKGEIIPPTSLPFSQIRTINQYTEKADYDRKQIDSLKQRIDHDGYDNAFPITVDKQEGRWTIVAGHHRYEAVKELIEEGKLPSNFKIPVVTKEFTSGNKRLAAQVAENQRRSVLATDEAKAYGKMQENGWDAKKISEELGISVGEVNKRLALINLSPDLFALVKKKDRSLPLGIAEVIGMFAMDANGKPNSTIQIKAFKWYVENRSKYPGKGPSVVQEYIKELQSGEFDNFDFDSVATEVQREGLRTVGSMEKARANQKMLEVMLDSLSKSYQRILGDNINSLTESTVQELAASLAVTSDKGVNSSSVLGKLDVIIQDLSVIKNSIQKKMRDIEANASTPLMFARSFLFEIEDTIQYAEEVRDSERLQIFKARIHSLAA; encoded by the coding sequence ATGGAGGTTCTATCTGAGGAGGCCATTACTCCCGAAATTGCTGAGACGATCTTAGATAAGATCCACCTCGCAATCTCAAAGGAACATCCGGACTGGCAAGAGGTAGCCATGTCCGAAGAATTGACGGATGAAGAAGAAAATTCTCTAAATTCATTAAGTCGAATAGCATTACATAAAGTTCTTTTATCTTCAAAGAAAGAATTAACCAACGAAGCAAAAATCACTCTCGCCAAAGAATTTAAAAAACTAAAATCCAAATTCCTCTCACAGTATTTAATATCATGGGCGGATTTCGAGAGTGGTCTACAGGTCGAAAAATCCTTTTTCCCTTTTTTTGAAGGAACAGAGAAAAAGCCGTCTATTAAATCTTCCGAAAAAAAAGACCAGCCAACTTCAATGTTTTTGCAAGGTCTAAAAATTCAGATCCAGATTCAAAAAGGATCTCTCATTTCAGGAATCGATTCAAGGGGAAAGAAATGGCATAAAAGAACATACTACGATATAGGGATATTAAGGAACGATGCAAATGCAGGCGAATTGATTGAGGTCTTAATCGGACCAAATCTCAAATCCGAATTTGTTTTTATCATAAATGAAGTTCTATCCGACGGAACATTCGATGTTCACAAAGCCTTAATTGGCTTTAGAGATGATTACGAAGCAAAGTCCGCTTATCTATTAAATTCGAATAAAAAAGCGAATACATTTGGTTCTATTGTTCGTCTAACTATCTCTCAATTCAAGGATTGGATTAACTTAGGAGAGTTTTCAAAGGAATTAAAGAATCCCGAGCTTGAAATTAGAAAATCGCGATTAAGATCGATTGGTTTGTTATCGGAATTTGATTTGGAAGAAGTTTTTAGCTCCGGCCAAATCTATATTACTAAATCAACGTTAGCAACGGATTTAGTTCGAAAACAAATTATAGTACATGGCAAACATGGAAATTATACAGCAAATCGACTCGTTCGAATTGGTGAACCAGAATCGAAAATTGTCCCGAGAAATTCTGAAGAACCCGAAACGCGCCGAAAGCGTGGGAGACCTTCGTTTCCAGAAGGTCACAAGCGTATTTGGAGTGATGGAAAAGAAAGAGAGAAAACAAAAACCGGATGGAAGATAACTTCTTCTCCGACAAAGAAAACAGACAACGTTCGGCAAATTGTAAAACAAACAAGAAAGTCCAAGCAAGATCAAATTCCAAAACCTACAAAGGGAGAAATAATTCCTCCGACTTCTCTTCCTTTTTCTCAAATACGGACAATCAATCAATATACAGAAAAAGCAGATTATGATCGTAAACAAATCGATTCGCTAAAACAGAGAATCGACCATGACGGTTACGACAACGCATTTCCGATCACAGTGGATAAGCAAGAAGGGAGGTGGACAATTGTTGCAGGTCACCACAGATATGAAGCCGTTAAGGAATTAATCGAAGAAGGTAAATTGCCTTCCAATTTTAAAATTCCTGTCGTGACAAAGGAATTCACTTCAGGCAATAAGAGGCTTGCAGCCCAGGTTGCAGAGAATCAAAGAAGAAGTGTCCTAGCCACGGATGAAGCTAAAGCCTACGGGAAAATGCAGGAAAATGGCTGGGATGCAAAGAAGATATCCGAAGAACTTGGTATCTCGGTAGGGGAAGTTAATAAAAGACTCGCTCTAATTAATCTTTCTCCAGATCTTTTCGCTCTCGTAAAAAAGAAAGATCGTTCCTTACCTCTGGGGATTGCAGAAGTAATCGGAATGTTTGCAATGGACGCAAACGGTAAACCGAACTCGACAATTCAAATTAAAGCCTTTAAATGGTACGTAGAGAACCGAAGTAAGTATCCAGGGAAAGGACCTTCGGTTGTGCAGGAATATATTAAAGAATTACAGTCGGGCGAATTTGATAATTTCGATTTCGATAGCGTTGCCACCGAGGTTCAAAGAGAGGGATTACGAACCGTCGGCTCCATGGAAAAAGCGCGGGCCAATCAAAAGATGTTGGAGGTTATGTTGGACTCCCTTTCTAAGAGTTATCAAAGAATTCTCGGAGACAATATCAATTCGCTAACTGAGTCAACAGTACAAGAATTAGCAGCTTCCTTAGCAGTTACATCCGATAAAGGGGTAAATTCGTCTTCCGTCCTTGGTAAATTGGATGTTATTATTCAGGATCTTTCAGTTATTAAAAATTCTATACAAAAGAAAATGAGAGATATTGAAGCAAACGCTTCGACGCCTTTAATGTTCGCCCGATCTTTCCTCTTTGAAATCGAGGATACTATCCAGTATGCGGAAGAAGTTCGCGATAGCGAGCGTTTACAAATATTTAAAGCGAGGATCCACAGTTTAGCTGCATGA